The Edaphobacter sp. 12200R-103 genome contains a region encoding:
- a CDS encoding sigma-54 dependent transcriptional regulator — translation MNHVLIVDDEAEIRESLEGILREEGYLVTTCATASEALELIRDADYDVVLLDIWLPDRDGLETLGEIRRMESPGVPEVVIVSGHGTIEAAVRATKLGAYDFLEKPLSLERTLIVIGNAMRARQMRADNAEFARQLSAKGNVTGQSVAMKALRQQIQLMAPTNGRVLIFGESGTGKELIGRAMHAASLRKDRPFIELNCAAIPEDYIESELFGYRHGAVPGGPPEKRGTFERADGGTLFLDEVGDMSLKTQAKVLRALDEQRFLPVGASHPVHVDVRVIAATNKDLEEEIARGNFREDLFYRLNVIPFYVPPLRDRKEDIPLLVKEFLDEFGPRYGRPRLEMTEEALNALRQYHWPGNVRELRNLVERVLILNPKVHRIEKKHLPMLVYRGPKLTESGRINTKTDEFSTLVEAREAYEREFILKKLDEVHGNVSRAAEGLGLERSHLYRKMKALGVNMKE, via the coding sequence GTGAACCATGTACTGATCGTCGATGACGAGGCAGAGATTCGCGAATCGCTCGAAGGTATTCTTCGCGAGGAAGGATACCTGGTGACTACTTGCGCGACCGCGAGTGAGGCGCTGGAGCTGATTCGCGATGCCGACTACGACGTCGTCCTGCTCGACATCTGGCTGCCGGACCGTGACGGCCTGGAGACGCTGGGCGAGATTCGCAGGATGGAAAGCCCCGGTGTTCCCGAGGTCGTCATTGTCAGCGGACATGGAACCATCGAAGCCGCCGTGCGGGCCACCAAGCTTGGCGCCTACGACTTCCTTGAAAAGCCTCTGTCGCTCGAGCGCACGCTGATTGTGATCGGCAACGCCATGCGTGCCCGCCAGATGCGCGCTGACAACGCCGAGTTTGCGCGGCAACTCTCTGCAAAGGGCAACGTGACCGGACAGAGCGTCGCCATGAAGGCCCTGCGGCAGCAGATTCAATTGATGGCCCCGACCAACGGACGCGTGTTGATCTTCGGCGAGAGCGGCACCGGAAAAGAGCTGATCGGAAGAGCCATGCACGCAGCCAGCTTGCGTAAGGATCGTCCCTTCATCGAACTCAACTGCGCCGCCATCCCCGAGGACTATATCGAGAGCGAACTCTTCGGCTACCGTCACGGCGCCGTGCCCGGCGGGCCTCCGGAGAAACGCGGCACCTTCGAGCGCGCCGACGGCGGCACGCTGTTTCTCGACGAGGTCGGCGACATGAGCCTCAAGACGCAGGCCAAGGTGCTTCGCGCTCTCGATGAGCAGCGATTCCTTCCCGTGGGCGCATCTCACCCGGTTCACGTCGATGTGCGTGTGATCGCTGCCACCAACAAGGACCTTGAAGAAGAGATCGCCCGCGGCAACTTCCGTGAGGACCTCTTCTATCGCCTGAATGTTATTCCGTTCTACGTGCCTCCTTTGCGCGATCGCAAAGAAGACATCCCGCTGCTTGTGAAGGAGTTCCTCGACGAGTTCGGGCCGCGCTATGGCCGCCCCCGGCTGGAGATGACCGAAGAGGCGCTGAATGCTCTGCGCCAATATCACTGGCCCGGCAACGTTCGGGAGCTTCGCAACCTTGTCGAGCGAGTCCTCATCCTCAATCCCAAGGTGCATCGCATCGAAAAGAAGCATCTGCCGATGCTGGTCTATCGTGGCCCCAAGTTGACGGAGTCCGGCAGGATCAACACGAAGACTGACGAGTTCTCAACCCTCGTTGAAGCGCGCGAAGCGTACGAGCGCGAGTTCATCCTCAAAAAGCTGGACGAAGTCCACGGCAACGTCAGTCGCGCAGCCGAAGGCCTTGGGCTGGAACGCAGCCATCTCTATCGCAAGATGAAGGCTCTCGGCGTAAACATGAAGGAATAG
- a CDS encoding PAS domain-containing sensor histidine kinase, which produces MNDSRRKVLSIALGTCLLVLFAALAALNAFNKRFLDPETTGQIFIYTGLSIVAFLLFVAVLIMLVRNVLKLYADQRSNVMGTRLRTRMLWGAVLVSLLPISFMFAFSYLLLNRAVERWFSQPVTEMRDASTNMAFELARYTTANARAEAESIATTLPDVTAAPLAAYSAEVQGVLRRHEITLQSGFVAVYRDQQLIASFQVPEGSAVVRVKPWAPESASDNSQKKGGEIVSSNGGISRNGAIFATARRSDTPVFSVGDTDYALGTATARDSVMVVVGLPMPHGLADTMSTLRSAADTYWTLFRSRRQLRNLYMLLLLMMTCLALFSSSWLALHLSKQVTKPVEALADAMAAIAAGDYARRVQESATQELGELVRSFNLMAADLEGSRRAVEESTVQLSAANAALEARRGELETMLETIPNGVAMLDSDRRILLTNRALSELIDPGGQRPFLGLAIKEVFPADLVELLDRLIRRSHRMGTASSEIELAAPHSEGLSGTLNLLITVALLETAAIKERPRREHRGYVLVIEDATELLHAQKQSAWKEVARRVAHEIKNPLTPIGLSAEQIRRHIDRLSETLRFHQIESPSPQVIRRCSEVISGSVESMRSLVDQFSALAEFPTAKPRPADLNTIVENSLAMFAGRMQTITVIQRMARGLPLVMADPEALKRALGNLIDNAAEAMQSSLLRELRISTGLLENGMVELTVADTGSGLTDEMRERLFLPYFSTKERGTGLGLAIAAKIVQEHQGTIRAEKNVPAGAKFIIELRPAIGQDGESETAAVVSGDGGVTA; this is translated from the coding sequence ATGAACGATAGCAGGCGGAAGGTACTGAGCATCGCGCTGGGAACCTGCCTGCTTGTGCTGTTTGCGGCCCTGGCAGCTCTCAATGCGTTCAACAAGCGCTTCCTCGATCCGGAGACGACCGGACAGATCTTCATCTACACGGGACTGTCCATCGTCGCCTTCCTGCTGTTTGTCGCAGTGTTGATCATGCTGGTCCGTAACGTGTTGAAGTTATATGCGGATCAGCGCAGCAATGTGATGGGAACCAGGCTGCGCACCCGCATGCTATGGGGGGCAGTCCTCGTCAGCCTGCTGCCCATCTCCTTCATGTTCGCCTTCAGTTATCTGCTGTTGAATCGCGCCGTTGAGCGCTGGTTTTCGCAGCCAGTGACGGAGATGCGTGACGCCAGCACGAACATGGCCTTCGAACTGGCCCGGTACACCACAGCCAATGCGCGTGCAGAGGCCGAATCGATCGCAACCACGCTTCCTGATGTGACCGCCGCGCCACTAGCGGCCTACAGCGCTGAGGTGCAGGGCGTGCTGCGCCGCCATGAGATTACGCTGCAGAGCGGATTTGTCGCTGTCTATCGCGATCAGCAGCTGATCGCATCTTTCCAAGTCCCGGAAGGCAGTGCCGTCGTGCGGGTAAAACCCTGGGCGCCTGAGTCCGCTTCGGATAATAGCCAGAAGAAAGGCGGCGAAATTGTCTCCTCCAACGGAGGCATCTCGCGAAACGGAGCTATCTTCGCCACTGCGCGGCGCAGCGACACGCCCGTCTTCAGCGTGGGCGATACAGATTATGCCCTCGGCACGGCGACGGCGCGGGATAGCGTGATGGTCGTGGTTGGGCTGCCCATGCCCCATGGTCTTGCGGACACAATGTCGACGCTTCGTTCAGCGGCCGATACTTACTGGACGCTCTTCCGCAGCCGGCGCCAGCTTCGCAATCTTTACATGCTCCTGCTGCTGATGATGACGTGCCTCGCGCTGTTCTCCTCCAGCTGGCTCGCGCTGCATCTTTCAAAACAGGTCACCAAACCGGTAGAGGCCCTGGCCGATGCGATGGCCGCCATCGCTGCCGGCGATTACGCTCGCCGCGTCCAGGAGAGCGCCACGCAGGAGCTTGGCGAACTGGTTCGCAGCTTCAATCTCATGGCCGCCGATCTTGAAGGTAGCCGCCGGGCGGTAGAGGAATCTACCGTGCAGTTGAGCGCGGCCAATGCAGCGCTGGAGGCCCGTCGCGGCGAACTGGAAACCATGCTCGAGACGATCCCCAACGGGGTCGCAATGCTCGACTCCGATCGCAGGATACTGCTGACAAATCGTGCTCTCAGTGAACTGATCGATCCGGGAGGACAGAGGCCGTTTCTCGGCCTGGCTATCAAAGAGGTATTTCCCGCTGATCTGGTCGAACTTCTTGATCGGCTGATTCGCCGCAGTCACCGCATGGGCACGGCGTCAAGCGAGATCGAGCTGGCGGCGCCTCACTCGGAGGGATTGAGCGGCACCCTCAATCTTCTGATTACCGTGGCTCTACTGGAGACGGCCGCCATCAAGGAACGGCCAAGGCGCGAACATCGCGGCTACGTACTGGTGATTGAAGATGCGACCGAACTGCTGCATGCGCAGAAGCAATCGGCATGGAAAGAGGTTGCGCGTCGCGTCGCCCACGAGATCAAGAATCCGCTGACTCCCATCGGCCTGAGCGCAGAACAAATTCGACGTCACATCGATCGCCTCTCAGAGACGCTGCGCTTCCACCAGATTGAATCGCCGTCGCCGCAGGTCATTCGCCGCTGCAGCGAGGTCATCTCCGGCTCGGTTGAAAGTATGCGGTCGCTCGTTGATCAGTTCTCTGCGCTGGCGGAGTTTCCAACCGCCAAACCCCGCCCTGCCGACCTCAACACCATCGTCGAAAACTCGCTGGCGATGTTTGCCGGACGGATGCAGACGATTACAGTGATTCAGCGGATGGCGAGGGGACTTCCGCTGGTGATGGCAGATCCCGAGGCCCTCAAGCGTGCGCTCGGCAACCTGATCGATAACGCCGCCGAGGCGATGCAGTCCAGCCTGCTGCGCGAGCTGCGGATTTCGACCGGTCTGCTCGAAAACGGCATGGTCGAGCTGACTGTCGCCGATACAGGCTCAGGGCTGACCGACGAGATGCGCGAAAGGCTGTTTCTCCCATATTTCTCCACCAAGGAGCGGGGCACCGGCCTCGGCCTTGCGATCGCGGCAAAGATCGTTCAGGAGCATCAGGGGACCATCCGGGCCGAAAAGAATGTTCCCGCAGGAGCGAAGTTCATCATTGAGCTGCGCCCTGCCATCGGCCAGGATGGCGAATCGGAGACGGCAGCCGTGGTAAGCGGAGATGGAGGTGTTACGGCGTGA
- the ald gene encoding alanine dehydrogenase — protein sequence MIIGVPKEVKDHESRVGITPAGVKALVEAGHKVLVEHTAGALSAMPDDEYQDAGAEIVGSAYDVWRLADMVVKVKEPIETEYRHFREGLVLFTYLHLAPLKQLTDALLEKKVTGIAYETVRDRAGALPLLTPMSEVAGRLSVQVGAEYLTKEHGGRGLLLGGVPGVPPASVCIIGGGIVGTNAAKIALGMGARVTLIDLNLNRLRELDDIFNGRVFTVASNSYNIARAASEADLLIGGVLIPGAAAPKIVTRAMVEKMKKGAVIVDVAIDQGGCIETAHPTTHSDPSFEINGVVHYCVTNMPAAVPNTSTLALTNATFPYVMKLAKLGAREAIREDKGIAEGVNTYGGVLTYEAVAAAQKRDWKSVAELL from the coding sequence CATTGGGGTCCCGAAGGAAGTAAAGGATCACGAAAGCCGGGTCGGTATCACTCCTGCGGGTGTAAAGGCTCTGGTTGAGGCAGGCCATAAGGTGCTGGTCGAGCATACCGCCGGTGCTCTCTCGGCAATGCCCGACGACGAGTATCAGGATGCCGGAGCTGAGATCGTGGGCTCGGCCTATGATGTCTGGCGGTTGGCCGACATGGTGGTCAAGGTGAAAGAGCCCATTGAAACCGAGTATCGCCACTTTCGCGAGGGACTCGTCCTCTTTACCTACCTGCACCTCGCTCCACTGAAACAACTGACAGATGCTCTGCTTGAAAAGAAGGTTACAGGGATCGCCTACGAGACCGTGCGTGACCGCGCCGGGGCACTGCCGCTGCTGACCCCCATGAGCGAGGTCGCAGGCAGGTTGAGCGTCCAGGTTGGCGCCGAATACCTTACGAAAGAACACGGCGGGCGCGGCTTGCTGCTGGGCGGTGTTCCGGGCGTTCCTCCGGCATCGGTCTGCATCATCGGTGGTGGCATTGTGGGCACCAACGCTGCAAAGATCGCTCTCGGAATGGGTGCCAGGGTCACCCTGATCGACCTGAACCTGAACCGCCTGCGCGAGCTGGACGACATCTTCAACGGGCGCGTCTTTACCGTGGCGTCGAATAGCTACAATATCGCTCGCGCGGCGAGTGAGGCTGACCTGCTGATCGGCGGCGTACTCATTCCAGGTGCGGCTGCTCCAAAGATCGTAACCCGAGCAATGGTCGAAAAGATGAAGAAGGGCGCAGTCATCGTTGACGTGGCCATCGACCAGGGAGGCTGCATCGAGACGGCGCATCCGACCACGCACAGCGATCCTTCCTTCGAGATAAATGGCGTCGTGCATTATTGCGTGACCAATATGCCTGCTGCGGTTCCGAATACCTCGACGCTTGCCCTTACCAACGCCACCTTCCCCTATGTCATGAAGCTGGCGAAGCTCGGAGCCCGTGAGGCCATCCGTGAGGACAAGGGAATCGCAGAGGGAGTCAACACCTATGGTGGCGTGCTGACCTATGAGGCTGTAGCCGCCGCCCAGAAGCGCGACTGGAAGAGCGTGGCAGAGCTGCTGTAG
- a CDS encoding Gfo/Idh/MocA family protein: MDRRKFVQGAATAYGLMIVKPETAFGYAANSRVRWGLLGCGRRGTSVATSFAKNAGVEIVALADIFPDQLATAKTHFDAVNASLNLPSIDKQRMFRGHEASHAIAACKDVDAVQISTPPFFHIEHLDTVTAAGKHAYCEKPTGVDVPQTRRALDIARRENGKVSMAVGFQIRSAPPFVELTRRIHSGQIGDIAQIAAFYNAPPAVMVDKGAPSSDEYRLRNWLLYRNLSGDILLEQNIHVIDVCNWVMKTHPVSAFAKSSRKVVKNPGNTSDNYEVIFTYPDGVELSFSSTQFNKNNFFDVSERFFGSEGLADAPYSGALQIRGTQPWVWSSGNGVSTGQFAANGSFSDNLAEADSMKDQDFVQSIVSGKLQNQIAAGVDTARSCMMARKSAETGRSVTWQEIEADTEAYSLGMDLKQFT, translated from the coding sequence ATGGATCGACGGAAGTTTGTGCAGGGAGCTGCTACCGCATACGGATTGATGATCGTAAAACCGGAGACTGCATTCGGATATGCGGCCAATTCGCGGGTTCGCTGGGGATTGCTGGGATGCGGCCGGAGAGGAACCTCTGTCGCAACCTCGTTTGCGAAGAATGCGGGCGTGGAGATCGTCGCGCTGGCCGACATCTTCCCGGACCAGCTCGCAACCGCGAAGACGCACTTCGATGCTGTGAATGCATCGCTCAATCTTCCGTCCATCGACAAACAGCGCATGTTTCGCGGGCACGAGGCTTCCCACGCCATCGCAGCCTGCAAGGACGTCGATGCCGTGCAGATCTCGACGCCACCGTTCTTTCATATCGAGCACCTCGATACCGTTACGGCCGCAGGCAAGCATGCGTATTGCGAGAAGCCGACGGGAGTCGATGTTCCGCAGACCCGTCGCGCTCTTGATATCGCCCGCCGCGAGAACGGCAAGGTAAGCATGGCTGTCGGATTCCAGATTCGCTCCGCACCGCCGTTCGTGGAGCTTACGCGACGGATTCATTCCGGTCAGATAGGAGATATCGCGCAGATCGCAGCGTTCTACAACGCTCCCCCTGCGGTCATGGTCGACAAGGGAGCGCCTTCGTCCGATGAGTATCGCCTTCGCAACTGGCTGCTGTACCGGAACCTCTCGGGCGACATTCTGCTGGAGCAGAACATTCACGTCATCGATGTCTGCAACTGGGTGATGAAGACGCATCCGGTGTCCGCGTTTGCGAAGAGCAGCCGCAAGGTCGTCAAGAACCCGGGCAATACGTCCGACAACTACGAGGTGATCTTCACCTATCCGGACGGTGTGGAGCTGAGCTTCTCATCGACGCAGTTCAACAAGAACAACTTCTTCGATGTTTCCGAACGCTTCTTCGGTTCCGAAGGACTTGCCGATGCCCCTTACAGCGGAGCCCTCCAGATACGCGGCACGCAGCCGTGGGTGTGGAGCTCCGGCAACGGCGTCAGCACAGGGCAGTTTGCTGCGAACGGATCGTTCAGCGACAATCTGGCGGAAGCCGACTCCATGAAGGACCAGGACTTCGTACAGAGCATCGTATCGGGCAAGCTGCAGAATCAGATCGCAGCAGGAGTCGACACTGCCCGCAGCTGCATGATGGCACGTAAATCCGCAGAGACGGGGCGCAGCGTCACGTGGCAGGAGATCGAGGCCGACACGGAGGCCTATTCGCTCGGAATGGATCTGAAGCAGTTCACTTAG
- a CDS encoding sugar phosphate isomerase/epimerase, which translates to MNRRKFVKFAAQATAAAALPVVARAETATKYKPFTLGLLIKPFPNPEEKIALVRRLGLSTCFLSVDDYIGKFTPDLVRRMRDSLDKHQVIATTAEVVRPEPLKWNFLDGPSTIGIVPPKYRAARIDALKQTSDFAKQLGIDKIQTHCGFMPENPRDPLYPETVAAIKELTLHCAGNGQSFLMETGQETPTTMLRVIKDVNHPALGVGLDTANLILYGKANPVDAIKILGPYIRAMHAKDGKWPTNPMELGQEVVIGKGEVDFAAVFSGLKAVGYQGAVTIERETSGPQQIEDVREEKMYLERILAQQKIS; encoded by the coding sequence ATGAATCGCAGAAAATTTGTGAAGTTTGCGGCACAGGCGACCGCGGCTGCGGCGCTGCCGGTCGTTGCAAGGGCTGAAACGGCGACGAAGTACAAACCATTCACGCTCGGCCTGCTGATCAAACCGTTTCCCAATCCTGAAGAGAAGATCGCGCTGGTGCGCCGGCTCGGCCTCTCCACGTGCTTCCTCTCCGTGGACGACTACATCGGCAAGTTCACGCCGGATTTGGTGCGCAGGATGCGCGACTCCCTCGACAAGCACCAGGTCATTGCGACGACCGCTGAGGTGGTGCGCCCGGAGCCGCTGAAATGGAACTTCCTCGATGGCCCCTCGACGATCGGCATCGTTCCGCCGAAGTATCGCGCTGCACGCATCGACGCGCTCAAGCAGACCTCGGACTTTGCAAAGCAGCTCGGAATCGACAAGATTCAGACGCACTGCGGCTTTATGCCGGAGAATCCGCGAGACCCGCTCTATCCGGAAACCGTTGCGGCGATTAAAGAGCTGACACTGCACTGCGCCGGGAACGGACAGAGCTTCCTTATGGAGACCGGCCAGGAGACCCCTACGACCATGTTGCGGGTGATTAAGGACGTCAATCATCCTGCTCTGGGTGTGGGCCTCGATACGGCCAACCTGATTCTGTACGGCAAGGCAAACCCTGTCGATGCGATCAAGATCCTTGGGCCGTACATCCGCGCCATGCATGCGAAGGATGGCAAGTGGCCCACGAATCCCATGGAACTGGGCCAGGAGGTCGTGATCGGGAAGGGTGAGGTCGACTTCGCCGCAGTCTTCAGCGGTCTGAAAGCTGTGGGCTATCAGGGTGCCGTCACCATCGAGCGCGAGACCTCAGGACCGCAGCAGATTGAGGATGTCCGCGAGGAGAAGATGTACCTCGAACGGATTCTCGCCCAACAAAAGATCTCGTAG